In Halichondria panicea chromosome 13, odHalPani1.1, whole genome shotgun sequence, one genomic interval encodes:
- the LOC135347142 gene encoding uncharacterized protein LOC135347142: MDKDVVCNAAYNLHSREEENTYNSVVVDSTLPPDNKEEDLDLAAGRDVSVKEKKVRRKCYAVVTIIALVMAVLSLIVALVGVSYVPIELNNQQGQLSSSSQGVESQINRIQLSNEQCKILITDLHTKLNNSNRMFQAQLNHLNQQIQVIFQNIIPTLRLGTLSYPVSSCSDIPQYQPSGEYWIATNSTSSPVQVYCDMDRTSCSCNTTGGWMRVANLDMIDSNQNCPDGFRLVNRTTPPTRTCGRPGPAGCVSTTYPTYGVEYSRVCGRVIGYQDKSPDAFAPYFVNTTVTIDDVYVDSVSLTHGQSPHQHIWTFANANDETKSDHSVCPCTRPDRNYTGVVPPFIGQNYFCETGSRQAYSFIFYSDDPVWDGQGCGSNSTCCQFNNPPWFCKQLPHPTTNDIELRICGNQHTSDEDTPLEIVEIFVQ, translated from the coding sequence atgGACAAAGATGTGGTCTGTAATGCTGCGTATAATCTTCACAGCAGAGAAGAGGAGAATACTTACAATTCAGTAGTGGTAGATAGCACTCTCCCACCAGATAACAAGGAAGAAGACCTCGACCTAGCAGCAGGCAGAGATGTATCGGTCAAAGAGAAGAAAGTACGAAGGAAATGCTATGCTGTTGTCACCATCATAGCTCTAGTGATGGCTGTCCTTTCTCTGATAGTGGCTTTGGTAGGAGTGAGCTATGTTCCAATAGAGTTGAACAACCAGCAAGGTCAACTGAGCAGTTCCAGCCAGGGAGTGGAATCCCAGATTAATCGAATTCAATTATCAAATGAGCAGTGCAAAATTCTGATAACTGATTTGCATACTAAACTAAACAACTCAAACCGAATGTTTCAGGCTCAACTGAACCACTTGAACCAACAGATTCAAGTTATATTCCAAAACATAATACCAACACTACGATTGGGTACATTAAGTTATCCAGTCAGCTCGTGCAGTGACATCCCTCAATACCAACCATCTGGAGAATACTGGATTGCAACCAACAGTACTAGCTCTCCGGTTCAGGTCTACTGTGACATGGACCGaacaagctgtagctgcaacactACAGGAGGATGGATGAGGGTAGCCAACCTTGACATGATTGACTCCAACCAAAACTGCCCAGATGGATTCAGACTGGTGAACAGGACAACACCACCAACGCGTACTTGTGGCAGACCTGGACCAGCAGGATGTGTGTCTACTACCTATCCAACTTATGGGGTGGAGTACTCTCGAGTTTGTGGGAGAGTGATTGGCTATCAAGACAAGTCTCCAGATGCTTTTGCACCGTACTTTGTCAACACAACTGTAACTATTGATGATGTTTACGTTGATAGTGTGAGCCTAACCCATGGACAGTCGCCTCATCAGCACATCTGGACATTTGCTAATGCAAACGATGAAACTAAATCTGATCATTCTGTATGTCCCTGCACAAGACCTGACCGCAACTACACTGGAGTTGTACCTCCCTTCATTGGTCAAAACTACTTCTGTGAAACTGGAAGTCGACAAGCATACAGTTTTATCTTCTACTCTGATGATCCTGTCTGGGATGGTCAGGGATGTGGGAGTAACAGTACTTGCTGTCAGTTTAACAATCCACCGtggttctgcaagcaactTCCTCATCCGACTACAAACGATATCGAGCTGAGGATTTGTGGCAATCAACACACAAGCGATGAAGACACGCCTCTTGAAATTGTTGAGATCTTTGTTCAGTAA
- the LOC135347140 gene encoding uncharacterized protein LOC135347140, producing the protein MECENSVYRNANEVIDRIQVKKKNPRASNENKEEPKIAFFVSTLAVIYTSVLVFVVSVVLSVVAIILVSKYKDDSIASSVMLQRNTTQEFQALQIQFEDLQTQLNNSNSQIQALQSQLLKYKDDSIASSVMLQRNTTQEFQALQIQFEDLQTQLNNSNSQIQALQSQIFRTDKQVGILQSVLTDSNEDIQSQLNESIVSYQLQLNNSNLEIHDLLSDTTQAILTQINSSNVEIQELQSEIEILTRPCPGSDASQPASSCQQVLNCKPDAPSDHYFIISENSAVESRYCNMNRVCGGVDGGWMRVVQLDTRESGSLCPVGLVGVLESNKNLCRSSSSIGCSQVFFETNNVSYDQVCGKIIAYQFGSTDSFGLNGSPIDSIDEMYLDGISLTYGSNPRKHIWSFAAALDEVSTMNSNSCPCIHIKNAADATPPPDFVGSDYFCDTGSTDRFTNGIVYGDDPLWDGAGCGPANTCCSLNNPPWFFKQIQSPTTSNIEMRVCHNEGRVNEDILIEQIEIFIR; encoded by the coding sequence ATGGAATGTGAGAACAGTGTGTATCGAAATGCGAATGAGGTCATCGACCGAATCCAAGTTAAGAAGAAGAATCCAAGAGCCAGTAATGAGAACAAAGAAGAGCCTAAGATTGCTTTTTTCGTTTCTACACTAGCGGTAATTTATACATCAGTTTTGGTGTTTGTAGTTTCAGTGGTGTTATCTGTTGTAGCCATCATTCTTGTTTCCAAATACAAAGATGATTCCATTGCAAGTTCAGTAATGCTACAGAGAAACACTACTCAAGAGTTCCAAGCTCTTCAGATACAGTTTGAAGATCTCCAGACACAGCTGAATAATTCAAATTCCCAAATTCAAGCTCTTCAATCCCAGCTATTAAAATACAAAGATGATTCCATTGCAAGTTCAGTAATGCTACAGAGAAACACTACTCAAGAGTTCCAAGCTCTTCAGATACAGTTTGAAGATCTCCAGACACAGCTGAATAATTCAAATTCCCAAATTCAAGCTCTTCAATCCCAGATATTTCGAACTGATAAACAGGTTGGGATTCTTCAATCTGTATTAACAGACTCTAACGAAGACATCCAGTCCCAGTTAAATGAGTCCATTGTTTCCTATCAGTTACAGCTAAACAATTCCAATCTTGAAATACATGATTTACTGTCCGATACCACTCAGGCTATTCTTACGCAAATAAACTCTTCAAACGTGGAAATACAAGAGCTTCAATCAGAGATCGAAATATTAACACGACCGTGCCCTGGCTCAGATGCTAGTCAGCCTGCTTCTTCTTGTCAGCAGGTTTTGAACTGCAAACCTGATGCTCCTAGTGATCACTATTTCATAATTTCAGAAAATAGTGCTGTAGAATCTCGCTACTGCAACATGAACAGAGTCTGTGGAGGAGTTGACGGGGGATGGATGAGAGTGGTACAGCTGGATACGAGGGAGTCAGGTAGTTTGTGTCCAGTTGGACTCGTTGGAGTGCTGGAATCTAATAAGAATCTCTGTAGATCGAGCAGTTCAATTGGATGCTCTCAGGTGTTCTTCGAGACAAATAATGTGTCGTATGACCAGGTGTGTGGAAAGATAATTGCATACCAGTTTGGCAGCACAGATTCATTCGGTTTGAACGGGTCTCCAATTGATTCAATCGATGAAATGTATCTGGACGGTATTAGCCTGACATATGGTTCAAACCCTCGAAAGCATATCTGGTCATTTGCAGCTGCTCTCGATGAAGTATCTACCATGAATAGTAATAGTTGCCCCTGTATACATATCAAAAATGCAGCTGATGCTACACCTCCTCCCGATTTTGTTGGAAGTGACTATTTCTGTGATACAGGTAGTACAGATAGATTCACCAACGGCATCGTCTATGGCGATGATCCACTATGGGATGGTGCTGGTTGTGGACCTGCCAACACTTGCTGCTCTCTCAACAATCCTCCGTGGTTCTTCAAGCAAATACAGTCTCCTACGACTAGCAACATCGAGATGAGGGTGTGCCATAATGAGGGTCGAGTCAACGAAGACATACTTATTGAACAGATTGAAATATTTATACGTTAA